One genomic segment of Anaerolineae bacterium includes these proteins:
- the rpsO gene encoding 30S ribosomal protein S15 produces the protein MLDKETKAKIMAEFQRHEGDTGSPEVQIAILTHRIKTLTEHLKVHKHDESSRRGLLKLVGQRRRLLAYLRRRDYQRYVQITDRLGIRRKS, from the coding sequence ATGTTGGACAAGGAAACCAAAGCCAAAATCATGGCGGAATTCCAACGCCACGAAGGCGACACCGGTTCGCCGGAGGTCCAGATTGCTATTCTGACCCACCGCATCAAAACCCTCACCGAGCACCTGAAGGTGCATAAGCATGACGAATCTTCGCGGCGTGGCCTGCTCAAACTGGTGGGGCAGCGGCGGCGGTTGCTGGCGTACCTGCGCCGCCGCGACTACCAGCGGTATGTTCAGATCACCGACCGGTTGGGCATCCGCCGCAAGAGCTAG
- the nusA gene encoding transcription termination/antitermination protein NusA: MAKSEVLLAFNELMEARGLPPEMVMEAIKAALASAYRKTVGAPSAQPVEVELDLEKGKIRVFAEKEVVEEVQDERTEVFLEEARRWDPDAQLGSMVMIEVTPTDFGRVAAQTARQVIQQRLREAERRIQYEHFKKLEGEIINGIVQAITSQEVTLGLEKNAEGHLPRREQIPGDRFRIHDRVRALLLEVKETPRGPYILLSRAHKDFLRRLLEEEVPEIYRGEVEIRAIAREAGLRSKVAVSAIAPNIDPVGACVGMRGVRIQSIIRELNGEKIDVIQWDPDPAVFIAKALSPARVLGVYLSEPEEGPRTATVVVSEDQLSLAIGRDGQNARLAAKLTSWRIDIKGVAEAAADTLYKLQINPDYAKVAAAEADAMVEVETILAKRAEGRPLSPEEYRTLAAFVDRIEGQALAKIEEAKQREAAEMKALRATIPDEAFELPVDVLGLSPRLTIALTNAGYATMGDLMMQLKLDPDEVLALSGVGPKVMERIVEGLRLLELPVDDIVARLAGEELVLPELQPEGEEAMPPEEAEKEAKPQVPEEEEPAAEAEEALEQAEEVAGEAPEAAAEEAASEAKAEEVEEEEVSLEEIFSSVEVPAEVLTADEEEEAEPEPKEKPKKKKKKKKPRYYEEPEEEEDWMRSLRKRGGEDWDEWL, translated from the coding sequence ATGGCGAAGAGCGAAGTGTTGTTGGCGTTTAACGAATTGATGGAGGCCCGTGGCTTGCCGCCGGAGATGGTCATGGAAGCCATCAAGGCGGCCCTGGCCTCGGCTTATCGCAAAACCGTCGGTGCGCCCAGCGCTCAACCGGTGGAAGTGGAACTGGATCTGGAAAAGGGCAAAATCCGGGTGTTTGCGGAGAAGGAAGTGGTGGAAGAGGTGCAGGATGAGCGCACCGAGGTCTTCCTGGAAGAGGCCCGCCGTTGGGACCCGGACGCCCAGTTGGGCAGCATGGTCATGATCGAGGTCACGCCCACGGATTTCGGTCGGGTGGCCGCCCAGACGGCCCGACAGGTCATCCAGCAACGGCTCCGCGAAGCCGAGCGTCGCATCCAGTACGAGCACTTCAAGAAACTGGAAGGCGAAATCATCAACGGCATCGTGCAGGCCATCACCTCGCAAGAGGTGACGCTGGGCCTGGAAAAGAACGCCGAGGGCCATCTGCCGCGGCGCGAGCAGATCCCCGGGGACCGTTTCCGCATTCACGACCGGGTGCGGGCCCTGCTGCTCGAAGTGAAGGAGACCCCGCGAGGGCCGTACATTCTGCTTTCCCGTGCCCACAAGGACTTTTTGCGGCGTCTCTTGGAAGAAGAGGTGCCAGAGATTTATCGCGGCGAGGTGGAGATCCGCGCCATCGCCCGGGAGGCCGGCTTGCGCTCCAAGGTGGCCGTCTCGGCCATCGCGCCGAACATCGACCCGGTGGGGGCCTGTGTGGGAATGCGCGGCGTGCGCATTCAGTCCATCATCCGCGAGCTCAACGGCGAGAAAATCGATGTCATTCAGTGGGACCCCGACCCGGCGGTGTTCATCGCCAAGGCGCTCAGCCCGGCGCGGGTGCTGGGGGTGTACCTCAGTGAGCCCGAGGAAGGGCCGCGCACGGCGACGGTGGTGGTCTCCGAGGATCAACTCAGCCTGGCCATCGGGCGGGATGGGCAAAACGCTCGCTTGGCGGCCAAGTTGACCTCGTGGCGCATTGACATCAAGGGCGTGGCCGAGGCGGCGGCGGATACCCTCTACAAACTGCAGATCAACCCCGACTACGCCAAGGTAGCCGCGGCCGAGGCCGACGCCATGGTCGAGGTGGAGACCATCCTGGCCAAGCGCGCGGAAGGGCGGCCTCTGTCGCCTGAGGAATACCGCACGCTGGCCGCCTTTGTGGATCGCATCGAAGGGCAGGCCCTGGCGAAGATCGAGGAAGCGAAACAGCGCGAGGCGGCGGAGATGAAGGCGCTGCGGGCCACCATCCCTGATGAAGCCTTCGAGTTGCCGGTGGATGTGTTGGGCCTGTCGCCGCGGCTGACCATCGCCCTGACCAATGCGGGCTACGCCACCATGGGCGACTTGATGATGCAACTCAAGTTGGACCCCGACGAGGTCCTGGCCCTCTCGGGCGTGGGTCCGAAGGTGATGGAGCGCATCGTCGAGGGGCTGCGCTTGCTGGAATTGCCCGTGGACGACATCGTGGCCCGCCTGGCCGGGGAAGAACTGGTGTTGCCGGAACTCCAGCCTGAAGGCGAGGAGGCGATGCCGCCGGAAGAGGCCGAAAAAGAGGCGAAACCGCAAGTGCCAGAAGAAGAGGAGCCTGCGGCGGAGGCCGAAGAAGCCCTTGAGCAGGCGGAGGAGGTCGCAGGCGAGGCGCCTGAAGCGGCCGCGGAAGAAGCGGCTTCGGAGGCCAAGGCCGAGGAGGTGGAAGAAGAAGAGGTGTCCCTGGAAGAGATTTTCTCCTCGGTGGAGGTGCCTGCCGAGGTGCTCACGGCCGACGAGGAAGAAGAGGCCGAACCGGAGCCCAAGGAAAAACCCAAGAAGAAAAAGAAGAAAAAGAAGCCGCGCTACTATGAGGAGCCTGAAGAAGAGGAAGATTGGATGCGCAGTTTGCGCAAGCGCGGCGGCGAAGATTGGGATGAATGGTTGTAG